One stretch of Juglans microcarpa x Juglans regia isolate MS1-56 chromosome 3D, Jm3101_v1.0, whole genome shotgun sequence DNA includes these proteins:
- the LOC121255287 gene encoding DNA-directed RNA polymerases II, IV and V subunit 11-like: protein MNGPDHYEHFVVPQGTKKVSYETDPKIINVVLFTIKREDHTIGNILCMQLHKDPNVLFAGYKLPHPLSIKSLLELVVINPFSTTTLSATNYKLYMMKNLPTETYIHGE from the exons atGAACGGTCCTGACCACTATGAACATTTTGTCGTCCCTCAAGGCACCAAAAA GGTGTCGTACGAGACGGACCCGAAGATAATCAACGTTGTGTTGTTCACCATCAAGAGGGAGGACCACACAATCGGCAACATTCTTTGCAT GCAATTGCACAAGGACCCGAATGTTTTATTCGCCGGGTACAAGCTTCCTCACCCCCTTAGCATAAAATCATTATTAGa GCTCGTTGTTATAAACCCATTTAGTACTACCACGTTATCTGCAACAAATTATAAGCTCTACATGATGAAGAACTTGCCCACTGAAACATATATTCATGGTGAATAA
- the LOC121255288 gene encoding phospho-2-dehydro-3-deoxyheptonate aldolase 2, chloroplastic-like — protein sequence MVGYLTDLLTATPNRKVFSFRSLQPSLPLPPFSPQSLFSLNPPPRTARRQRPQQATATSPRRPPPPSHPHHQPTYSLVPTSAKAYDAKPLITRISAVHAAEPSTKQSTLPVAASNLKWTVETWKSKTALQLPEYPDQKELDSVLQTIEAFPPIVFAGEARHLKEKLAEAAVGNAFLLQGRDCAESFKEFSANNIRDTFRVLLQMGAVLMFGGQMPIIRVGRMAGQFAKPRSAPFEERDGVKLPSYKGDNINGDAFNEKSRIPDPQRLIRAYCQSAATLNLLRAFATGGYAAMQRISEWNLDFAEHSEQGDRYAFLNLSWFHFSTLNVSLSSFSFWYLTIFNEPGSLRENLKHSLERVYPKNRRKDIIVLVHSLVFCEYHAY from the exons ATGGTTGGCTACCTAACGGACCTTTTAACTGCCACCCCCAATAGAAAG GTTTTCTCATTTCGTTCCCTCCAGCCATCTCTCCCCCTTCCCCCTTTCTCTCCGCagtccctcttctccctcaacccTCCGCCGCGCACAGCCCGTCGCCAACGGCCCCAGCAGGCCACTGCGACCTCACCTCGACggccaccccctccttctcACCCCCATCACCAACCCACTTACTCTCTGGTTCCCACTTCCGCCAAAGCGTACGACGCCAAGCCCCTGATCACTCGCATCTCGGCTGTCCATGCTGCCGAGCCCTCGACCAAGCAGTCTACGCTGCCCGTCGCGGCATCGAATTTGAAATGGACGGTGGAGACCTGGAAGTCCAAGACTGCGCTGCAGCTCCCGGAGTACCCGGACCAGAAGGAGCTGGACTCGGTGCTCCAGACCATCGAGGCCTTCCCTCCCATCGTTTTCGCTGGCGAGGCGAGGCACCTGAAGGAGAAGCTGGCCGAGGCGGCCGTGGGCAATGCCTTTCTCTTGCAAGGAAGGGACTGCGCCGAGAGTTTCAAGGAGTTCAGTGCGAATAACATAAGGGACACCTTCAGGGTGCTTCTTCAGATGGGTGCGGTTCTTATGTTTGGTGGTCAAATGCCTATCATTAGG GTTGGGAGAATGGCGGGTCAGTTTGCGAAACCCCGATCGGCTCCATTTGAGGAGAGGGATGGTGTGAAACTGCCGAGTTACAAAGGAGACAACATAAATGGAGATGCTTTTAACGAGAAATCAAGGATTCCGGACCCCCAGAGATTGATAAGGGCTTATTGCCAATCCGCGGCGACTCTGAACCTTCTTAGGGCCTTCGCCACTGGAGGATATGCTGCAATGCAGAGGATTAGCGAATGGAATCTTGATTTTGCTGAGCACAGTGAGCAGGGAGATAGGTATGCTTTCTTAAACCTATCTTGGTTTCATTTCTCCACACTAAACGTGAGCTTGTCAAGTTTTAGCTTTTGGTACTTGACAATATTCAACGAGCCTGGATCATTGCGTGAAAATTTGAAGCATAGCCTAGAACGTGTGTACCCAaaaaacaggagaaaagatATCATTGTGCTTGTTCATAGTCTGGTGTTTTGTGAGTACCATGCCTATTAG